A region of the Kribbella sp. NBC_01245 genome:
CGCCGGGTGGCACGGCCTGCGCGAGCGGGCGTTGTCGCGGCACTGCTGGCGCGCGTCGGTCTGCCGTCAGACCTGAGCACGCGGTATCCCCACCAGCTGTCGGGAGGCCAGCAGCAGCGAGTGGTAATGGCCGCGGCCTTGGCCCGCGACGCGAAACTGCTCGTACTGGACGAACCGACCACCGCACTCGATCTGGTCGCGAAGGCCGAGGTCGTCGCCGAACTGCGCCGCCTTTCCGACGAAGGCGTCGCGCTGCTCTGGATCACGCACGACCTCGGCTCGGTCCGTACCGTGGTGGACCGGGTCATCGTGATGGACGCGGGCCGCGTCGTCGAGGATCGGCCCGTCGCGGACGTACTGGATCGACCGGTCTCGTCGGCCGCGAAGCACTTGCTGGTCTCAGCCTGTACGACGGCCTCGACCGGTGTGACGGGGCCGCCCGTATTGCGCGCGTCCGGCGTCGTCGCGGCGTACGGACGGCATACGCCGGTCTTGGCCGACGTCGATCTCGACGTACGGGCCGGGGAATGCCTTGCGGTATTGGGCGCGTCAGGCGTCGGCAAGAGCACGCTCGCGCGGACGTTGGCAGGCCTTCATCCGCCGCGGGCCGGAGAGCTTGTGCTGAAGGGCTCTGCGCTCGCGTGGGATGTCCATCGTCGGACGCGAGCCGAGCGTGCCGCCGTACAGCTCGTTGGCCAGAATCCGGCCGAGGCGCTGCATCCGCGGCAGACTGTGCGGACCGCCTTGGTACGGCCGTTGGTGCGCCTGCGGGGTTTGCCGGCCGCCGAGCATGCGGGTGAGGTGAAGCTCCTGCTCGACGCTGTCCGCTTACCGTTCGAGTTGGCGGATCGGTTGCCGGGTGAGTTGTCCGGGGGCCAACGGCAACGAGTCGCACTC
Encoded here:
- a CDS encoding ABC transporter ATP-binding protein, whose protein sequence is MTLLEATNLHLVAGGRSIVDRVSFALAAGEAVAITGSSGSGKTSLAMAILGHLRDGVRHADGSLLVDGIASLPTPPPGLRGGLIGYVGQDPGSSLNPYARVGATLLQATGRRVARPARAGVVAALLARVGLPSDLSTRYPHQLSGGQQQRVVMAAALARDAKLLVLDEPTTALDLVAKAEVVAELRRLSDEGVALLWITHDLGSVRTVVDRVIVMDAGRVVEDRPVADVLDRPVSSAAKHLLVSACTTASTGVTGPPVLRASGVVAAYGRHTPVLADVDLDVRAGECLAVLGASGVGKSTLARTLAGLHPPRAGELVLKGSALAWDVHRRTRAERAAVQLVGQNPAEALHPRQTVRTALVRPLVRLRGLPAAEHAGEVKLLLDAVRLPFELADRLPGELSGGQRQRVALARALAARPEVIVCDEITSALDTVTESDVLRMLTELRTELGLAIVLITHDPDVAATVSNRLLVLSAGRVTRTGPTSELLPPSESPEARVRHLLTTT